In Toxoplasma gondii ME49 chromosome VIII, whole genome shotgun sequence, a single genomic region encodes these proteins:
- a CDS encoding dynein heavy chain, putative (encoded by transcript TGME49_243482~Predicted trans-membrane domain (TMHMM2.0):11-34) yields the protein MSDKDRIYMRDNLFFFAIIWSFGACIDAASRALFDRFFRRWLAGTPQLLSDFNMVNKGDLYQPRPLRHGLPDSGSIFDFFFDKKTLKWSTFSLLVPSLSAIPEDAKTHTLVVPTPDTVRNKLFLEFYALRGVHTLLVGVTGTGKTTCISSLLKDASTFDRDTYTYISLCFSAKTTANEVQDVIDSRVDRSRTKGVFAPSLGRKCLVFLDDLNLPAKEVYGAQPVIELLRQWHSMGGWYDRKSWEFRQIEKIQFLAAMGVPGGSRQHLPPRYLRYFNLLYLPAFAHASLVMIFDTVLSWKYRCFPAEIQTQARKLIEATVEVYTGICQALPPTPSRSHYTFNLRDVSRVVEGLCFCTKDAFRSSDDLYRCWIHEVQRVFCDRLVCREDKSKVFSLLAGVLESRCRRRYCDLVPAGSSPILFCDFVHPKRPYYQQVTLEELRDVAQRTLSEYNALYLKSPMNLVFFTQALKHLTRVVRILQQPKGNGLLVGFGGSGRKSLTRLATFLVGFEIATVDVTRSYGVSDWREDVKAILVKAGGHRRHLTFLLSDSQLTNDAFLDDVANLLNTGEIPNIFSTEDKIGILDLLSHGSVSSSSSSSSLSSSASTAAASAPPSESSNPGDLFELFVENCRQYLHMMLFFSPSGETLRHTIRLFPALVNCCAIDWFSQWREPSLEAVAREELCALRLGSLLTTRQKPHGARDSSADRGERQAATVPRDPPEEQESVGKGAGADACQSDGAMTERSDDQEPAARGAEAGDAASELGSRHAGAKTLSDDDVIFPDSASHLSSIFASMQLDVDEVTVQYRQELRRHYYITPRSYIEFLKLFSHLSVAKREELNRQVDQYRVGLEKIHSTSTQVGKIQEELETLKPQLIKASQDMVDLMVDISKMQESAARTKATVEVEEAQCKSQADAAAEVREQCKAELDTALPALTAAVEALKKLSKSDITELNSMKSPPAGVIKVVEALCKMFSIKPAKVKSADSMRKADDYWTASKKHLLSDTKFLQRLFTYDKDHIPVEVMSDILPYQTDPDFDPEVIKKASVAATSLCKWVRAIIVYDQVAKVVEPKQKNLEKAEAELAVAAEKLDEKKRELTAVEELLERLLAEHKAAEHKKEELKKQFDECSLRLQVAERLINDLAGENTRWKASFHELKLRIQTLLGELLVTSAVIAYSGVFPAAYRQRCLQRWRGTLARYGVELSAHFDIQKAVGDSLQIQTWIVNMLPNDPLSIENAIILSLSARWPLLIDPQNQATRWLKKTYPDMIVLRASGDAYFRSLQLAVQMGSRVLIEHCSEALDPSLDSLLSRAVFKAGNIDMIRLRDTTVEYAKTFHLSLSTLLGNPHFSPEHCAQLTMLNFSVTPEGLEDQLLGALVALEQPAIEAKRQALIVESSMSKKQLQDLEKKILHLLSNAKGDILDDRELIGTLSSSKAASQAIEDRVEEYKKTAEIVDSTRAIYRPVAYRTAGLFFAVADLATIDRMYHFSVEWFLAIFVNAIEAARDAHDDLDDIQMHLEEIDRQFLSMLYENVCRSLFEKDKLLFSLLLALTSLRVDNELETDQLKLLLMGGVTGREISYSKPARAEDWLPDLAWTRLVELAENAKEGALLSNFLGLFQETVDDWRDVFESEEPLDSPWPHDLDQRATELEKCLLIQALRPDCLLKAMRNLVEDTLGAFFLEPPAFDLALSYKLSTPTRPIVFALSAGADPMEAILKLAQANRMEKKLVAISLGQGQDPKAAAAIETAVSTGAWILLQNCHLSASFLPQLERIVEEFPLRDVHPDFRLLLTSMPSPQFPESVLLNSVKVTNEPPRGLRQNLLRSYLGFDESFLEDHPKPTAWKNMLFALCFFHAMLLERRKFGPLGWNVPYEFSQSDMQISIQQLRHFVGAFDQIPWKTLKYLAAETNYGGRITDPWDRRLINYLIDDIYSPEILEEGFCLSASEGIEVPPATFTLEEYLDFIREMPTEESPEVYTLHPNANMSVAISEASSILDAVLSLQPRTSSGNASGSSSTPASAVAQKLQDQLPELFDIAAVEQKYPVRYEEILNTVLVQELSRYNRLLKVIKAQLKALQDAENGLVLLTPELEELGNNLSDNRVPREFLRFAYPSMKPLSSWIKDLIQRLQFFSRWVDEGPPAAFWLPGFFFTQSFLTAVLQSFSRLAQVPIDEISLDFEVLQSSTKSETDAKAALSPPSVGCHVYGLYLEGARWDDDETVVAEAHPGVLFHEMPMIWIEPCESSRPRKSRDVYECPVYKTAARAGTLSTTGLSTNYVLTVRLPIDPHQSSAAYWAKRGVALLLQLST from the exons ATGAGCGACAAAGACCGCATCTACATGCGCGACaacctctttttcttcgcgatTATTTGGTCAttcggcgcatgcatcgatgCAGCGAGTCGGGCTCTGTTTGACAGATTTTTCCGTCGGTGGCTTGCCGGCACGCCACAGCTTCTGTCGGACTTCAATATGGTCAACAAAGGCGACCTGTACCAGCCGCGGCCTCTGCGACACGGGCTCCCGGACTCCGGGTCTATTTTCGATTTCTTTTTCGACAAGAAGACTTTGAAGTGGTCGACCTTCAGTCTCCTCgtgccttcgctgtctgcgaTTCCAGAAGATGCCAAGACACATACCCTGGTGGTTCCCACTCCCGACACGGTCCGCAACAAGCTGTTTCTCGAGTTCTACGCTCTGCGTGGAGTCCACACGCTTCTGGTCGGAGTCACAGGGACGGGGAAGACCACGTGTATCTCGTCTTTGTTGAAGGACGCCTCGACGTTCGACCGCGATACGTACACCTATATTTCTCTGTGCTTTTCCGCGAAAACGACCGCAAACGAGGTCCAGGATGTGATCGATAGTCGCGTCGACCGCAGTCGGACGAAGGGAGTGTTTGCGCCATCCCTAGGGCGCAAATGCTTGGTTTTTCTGGATGACCTGAATCTGCCTGCGAAGGAGGTTTACGGCGCGCAGCCCGTCATCGAGTTGCTCCGGCAGTGGCACAGCATGGGTGGATGGTACGACCGGAAGTCGTGGGAATTCCGTCAAATCGAGAAGATCCAGTTTCTCGCGGCCATGGGAGTCCCCGGGGGGAGTCGTCAGCACTTGCCGCCGCGTTACCTTCGGTATTTCAATCTGCTATATTTGCCGGcgttcgcgcatgcatctttGGTCATGATTTTCGACACGGTTCTCTCGTGGAAGTACCGTTGTTTTCCAGCTGAAATCCAGACCCAAGCTAGGAAACTTATCGAGGCGACAGTGGAGGTGTACACGGGAATTTGCCAGGCCTTGCCGCCGACGCCGTCTCGCTCCCACTACACGTTCAACTTGCGAGACGTGTCGCGCGTAGTCGAGGGTTTGTGTTTCTGCACAAAGGACGCGTTCCGCTCTTCAGATGACTTGTACCGCTGCTGGATCCACGAGGTTCAGCGGGTGTTCTGTGACCGGCTCGTGTGCCGCGAGGACAAATCCaaagttttttctctcctcgctgggGTGCTCGAATCCCGCTGCAGACGAAGGTACTGCGACCTCGTCCCGGCGGGCTCTTCGCCCATTCTGTTTTGCGACTTTGTCCACCCGAAACGGCCCTACTACCAGCAAGTGACTCTGGAGGAGCTGCGCGACGTGGCACAGAGGACCTTGTCCGAGTACAATGCACTGTATCTGAAGTCGCCGATGaacctcgtcttcttcacacAGGCTCTGAAGCACCTCACACGCGTCGTCCGCATTCTGCAGCAGCCCAAGGGCAACGGGCTTCTAGTCGGGTTTGGCGGATCCGGTCGGAAGAGCCTCACGCGTCTCGCGACTTTCCTTGTAGGCTTCGAAATTGCAACGGTGGACGTCACGCGGTCCTACGGAGTTTCAGACTGGCGAGAAGATGTCAAGGCCATTTTAGTCAAAGCTGGCGGCCACCGGAGACACCTtacgttccttctctccgatTCGCAACTCACCAACGACGCCTTCCTCGACGATGTCGCCAACCTACTCAACACTGGAGAGATCCCGAACATCTTCTCCACCGAAGACAAA ATTGGGATTCTTGACCTGCTGAGTCACGGCTCTGtgagttcctcttcttcatcctcttccctctcctcttccgcgtcGACGGCAGccgcctctgcgcctccgTCGGAGAGCTCGAATCCGGGAGACTTATTCGAACTCTTCGTGGAAAATTGTCGGCAGTATCTCCACATGatgctttttttttcgcccAGCGGAGAAACCCTGCGGCACACAATTCGCCTTTTCCCAGCCTTAGTGAACTGCTGCGCAATCGATTGGTTCTCGCAGTGGCGCGAGCCGTCCTTGGAAGCTGTCGCCCGAGAGGAGCTTTGTGCCCTTCGTTTGGGGAGTCTTTTGACGACCCGGCAGAAGCCACATGGAGCCAGAGATTCGAGCGCCGACCGCGGCGAAAGGCAAGCAGCCACCGTCCCCAGAGATCCACCCGAAGAACAGGAAAGCGTGGGCAAAGGAGCAGGGGCAGACGCATGTCAGAGCGACGGCGCGATGACCGAGAGGTCGGACGACCAAGAACCAGCAGCGAGAGGGGCTGAGGCAGGTGACGCTGCGAGCGAATTGGGGAGCAGGCATGCAGGAGCCAAGACACTTAGCGACGACGATGTGATCTTTCCCGACAGTGCCTCACACCTGTCTTCCATTTTCGCGTCTATGCAACTTGACGTTGACGAGGTCACCGTTCAGTACCGACAAGAACTCCGACGTCACTACTACATCAccccacgctcctacattGAGTTCCTTAAGTTGTTTTCTCACCTCAGTGTAGCAAAACGGGAGGAACTGAATCGGCAAGTCGACCAGTACCGCGTAGGCCTCGAGAAAATACACTCGACGTCCACGCAAGTAGGCAAGATTCAGGAAGAACTGGAAACCCTCAAGCCCCAGCTCATCAAAGCCTCACAGGACATGGTGGATCTCATGGTCGACATCAGCAAAATGCAAGAAAGCGCTGCCCGGACAAAG GCCACAGTTGAAGTCGAAGAGGCACAGTGCAAGAGTCAGGCCGATGCAGCAGCGGAAGTCAGAGAGCAGTGCAAGGCAGAGCTGGACACGGCCCTGCCTGCTCTGACTGCTGCGGTCGAAGCTCTCAAGAAACTGTCGAAATCAGACATAACGGAGCTGAATTCGATGAAGAGTCCGCCTGCGGGCGTCATCAAAGTCGTCGAGGCCCTGTGCAAGATGTTCAGCATCAAGCCCGCGAAGGTGAAGAGTGCCGACAGCATGCGCAAGGCAGACGACTATTGGACCGCCTCAAAGAAACACTTGCTAAGCGACACGAAGTTTCTTCAGCGCCTATTCACCTATGACAAAGATCACATCCCCGTGGAAGTCATGAGCGACATTTTGCCTTACCAAACGGACCCAGATTTTGACCCAGAAGTCATCAAAAAGGCGTCGGTGGCTGCGACCAGCCTCTGCAAGTGGGTTCGCGCCATCATCGTCTACGACCAGGTTGCGAAAGTCGTGGAgccgaaacagaaaaacctAGAAAAAGCTGAGGCCGAGTTGGCCGTCGCTGCGGAGAAactcgacgagaagaaacgcgagttAACCGCTGTCGAGGAGCTGCTCGAGCGTTTGCTCGCCGAGCACAAAGCAGCTGAACACAAAAAGGAAGAACTGAAAAAGCAGTTCGACGAATGCTCCCTCAGACTCCAAGTCGCCGAGCGACTCATCAACGACTTGGCTGGGGAAAACACCCGATGGAAAGCATCTTTCCACGAGCTCAAA CTCCGCATTCAGACGCTTCTCGGCGAGTTGCTGGTGACTTCTGCGGTCATTGCTTACTCGGGCGTTTTCCCTGCGGCGTATCGCCAGCGGTGCCTGCAGAGGTGGCGAGGAACTCTGGCGAGATACGGTGTAGAGCTGAGCGCCCATTTCGACATCCAGAAAGCTGTGGGTGACTCTCTGCAGATTCAGACGTGGATTGTGAACATGCTCCCCAACGATCCTCTCTCTATTGAGAACGCCATcattctctccctctccgcgCGCTGGCCGCTGCTGATTGATCCGCAAAATCAGGCAACCCGGTGGCTCAAGAAAACGTATCCGGATATGATT GTTCTTCGAGCTTCCGGAGATGCCTACTTCCGATCTCTCCAGCTCGCAGTACAGATGGGGTCTCGTGTCCTGATTGAGCACTGCAGTGAAGCACTGGATCCGTCCCTAGACAGTCTACTTTCACGCGCCGTTTTCAAGGCTGGAAACATTGATATGATTCGTCTCAGAGACACAACTGTTGAGTACGCGAAGACGTttcacctctctctttccactcTTCTTGGAAATCCCCACTTTTCTCCAGAGCACTGTGCGCAGCTTACCATGCTAAATTTTTCTGTCACTCCTGAAGGCCTTGAAGATCAGCTTCTGGGGGCGCTCGTCGCACTCGAACAACCTGCCAtagaggcgaagaggcaggCGCTAATCGTTGAGAGCTCCATGAGTAAAAAGCAGCTGCAGGATCTAGAAAAAAAGATCCTCCACCTGTTGTCCAATGCGAAG GGTGATATTCTGGACGACCGCGAACTGATTGGAACTCTGAGCAGCTCGAAAGCAGCTTCCCAAGCTATCGAAGATCGAGTGGAGGAATACAAAAAAACAGCAGAAATCGTCGATTCGACGCGCGCCATCTACCGCCCCGTTGCGTATCGAACAGCtggtctcttctttgccgtTGCCGACTTGGCTACGATCGACAGAATGTACCACTTCAGCGTTGAATGGTTTCTCGCCATCTTCGTCAACGCTATCGAG GCTGCTCGAGACGCGCACGACGACCTTGACGACATTCAGATGCATCTGGAAGAGATCGACCGTCAGTTTCTGTCGATGCTCTACGAGAATGTGTGTCGGTCTCTGTTTGAGAAAGACAAGCTTTTGTTTTCCCTGCTCCTGGCACTGACGTCCTTGCGTGTGGACAACGAACTGGAAACCGACCAACTGAAGCTCCTGCTGATGGGGGGTGTAACGGGACGCGAAATTTCTTATTCGAAACCAGCAAGAGCTGAAGACTGGCTGCCCGACCTCGCGTGGACTCGGCTGGTCGAGCTCGCAGAAAATGCCAAGGAAGGCGCGCTCCTTTCCAACTTTTTGGGCCTCTTTCAAGAAACTGTTGACGACTGGAGAGACGTGTTCGAGAGTGAAGAGCCCCTAGACAGCCCGTGGCCCCATGACCTAGATCAACGTGCCACCGAGCTGGAAAAGTGCTTGCTGATTCAGGCTTTGCGTCCAGACTGCCTGCTGAAGGCGATGCGAAATTTAGTGGAAGACACACTTGGCGCGTTCTTCCTTGAGCCTCCCGCATTCGACCTCGCGCTGTCGTACAAACTATCCACTCCGACCCGGCCGATCGTCTTTGCTCTGTCGGCCGGGGCCGACCCGATGGAAGCCATTCTGAAACTGGCACAAGCGAACagaatggagaaaaagcTAGTGGCCATCAGCTTGGGTCAGGGACAAGATCCCAAGGCGGCTGCAG CGATTGAAACTGCAGTGAGTACAGGGGCTTGGATTTTGCTGCAGAACTGTCACCTGAGCGCCAGTTTCCTTCCTCAGTTGGAACGCATCGTCGAGGAGTTCCCTCTGAGAGACGTGCATCCAGATTTCCGTCTCCTGCTGACGTCGATGCCGTCGCCTCAGTTTCCTGAATCAGTGCTTTTG AACAGCGTGAAAGTGACGAATGAGCCGCCTCGCGGTCTGCGCCAGAACCTCCTGCGGTCTTACCTTGGCTTCGACGAATCTTTCCTT GAGGACCACCCGAAGCCAACCGCGTGGAAAAACATGCTGTTTGCGTTGTGCTTTTTCCACGCGATGCTcctcgagagaaggaagttcGGTCCACTAGGATGGAACGTGCCTTACGAGTTCTCACAAAGCGACATGCAGATATCGATCCAGCAGCTGAGACACTTCGTCGGCGCATTTGACCAGATACCCTGGAAAACTCTCAAGTATCTTGCGGCCGAGACAAACTACGGAGGACGCATCACAGATCCTTGGGATAG acgcctcATCAACTACCTTATTGACGATATCTACTCCCCTGAAATTCTCGAGGAAGGTTTCTGTCTCAGTGCGTCGGAGGGAATTGAAGTTCCTCCTGCGACATTTACACTTGAAGAGTATCTAGACTTCATACGCGAAATGCCAACAGAGGAAAGCCCTGAG GTTTACACACTTCATCCAAATGCAAATATGTCGGTGGCGATATCGGAGGCGAGTTCCATTCTTGACgcagttctttctctccagccgCGCACTTCGTCTGGAAATGCATCTGGGAGCTCTTCTACACCTGCCTCTGCAGTGGCACAGAAACTTCAGGACCAACTGCCCGAGCTCTTTGACATTGCCGCAGTTGAGCAGAAATACCCAGTTCGATACGAGGAGATTCTAAACACAGTTCTTGTCCAGGAGCTGAGTCGATATAACCGATTGCTAAAAGTCATAAAGGCACAGCTCAAGGCGCTGCAG gacgcagaaaacggCCTCGTTCTCCTAACTCCAGAGCTGGAAGAGCTGGGGAATAACCTGTCTGATAATCGCGTGCCAAGAGAGTTTTTGCGTTTTGCTTATCCGTCGATGAAGCCTCTGAGTTCGTGGATAAAAGACTTGATTCAGCGGTTGCAGTTCTTCAGCCGATGGGTCGACGAAGGACCTCCCGCGGCTTTCTGGCTCCCGGGGTTCTTCTTTACGCAGTCATTTTTAACAGCTGTCCTCCAGAGTTTCTCAAGACTCGCGCAAGTGCCGATAGACGAAATTTCTCTCGATTTCGAGGTTCTCCAGTCCTCGACCAAGTCTGAAACGGACGCTAAAGCtgccctgtctccgccgtctgTCGGATGTCACGTCTATGGATTGTATTTAGAAGGAGCACGGTGGGATGACGACGAAACG